A genomic region of Paramormyrops kingsleyae isolate MSU_618 chromosome 19, PKINGS_0.4, whole genome shotgun sequence contains the following coding sequences:
- the trim54 gene encoding tripartite motif-containing protein 54 yields MNFPLGRKLLPGETGPNESLEKQLICPICLEMFTKPVVILPCQHNLCRKCANDVFQASNPLWQSRGSAAVSAGGRFRCPSCRHEVVLDRHGIFGLQRNLLVENIIDIYKQESATPVRPKSELQVMCEEHEDEKINIYCLSCETPTCSMCKVFGPHRDCEVAPLQVVYDRQKTELGDRIAMLVAGNDRIQAVITQLEGTGRTIAENGRRQKEQLCARFDVLYDVLEQRKKELVECVSREQDSKLGRVRTLIRHHGDHLESTAKLVEAAIQSMEEPQMAVFLQNAKELFKKITDAALGSDVEQTEPGYESMARFVIDADPIVSVLRAINFQTAPVDEEGEESLEDQTGREKEPRVQ; encoded by the exons ATGAACTTCCCACTGGGCCGCAAGCTGCTTCCGGGTGAGACCGGCCCCAACGAGAGCCTGGAGAAGCAGCTGATCTGCCCCATCTGCTTGGAGATGTTCACCAAGCCGGTGGTGATCCTGCCCTGCCAGCACAACCTGTGCCGGAAGTGTGCCAACGACGTCTTCCAG GCCTCCAACCCGCTGTGGCAATCACGGGGGTCTGCCGCCGTGTCTGCGGGGGGGCGATTTCGCTGTCCGTCATGCCGACACGAGGTGGTTTTGGACCGTCACGGCATCTTCGGATTACAGCGCAACCTGCTGGTGGAGAACATCATCGACATCTACAAGCAGGAGTCTGCCAC GCCGGTCCGACCCAAGTCTGAGCTGCAGGTCATGTGCGAAGAGCATGAGGATGAGAAGATCAACATCTACTGCCTGAGCTGCGAGACTCCCACCTGCTCCATGTGCAAGGTCTTCGGGCCCCACCGAGACTGCGAGGTAGCCCCGCTGCAGGTCGTCTATGATAGGCAGAAG ACGGAGCTGGGTGACAGGATTGCCATGTTGGTGGCTGGGAATGACAGAATCCAGGCCGTCATCACACAGCTGGAGGGCACTGGCAGGACCATCGCG GAGAATGGCCGACGGCAGAAGGAGCAACTGTGCGCCAGGTTCGACGTGCTCTATGACGTGCTGGAGCAGCGCAAGAAGGAGCTGGTAGAGTGTGTCAGCCGTGAGCAGGACAGCAAACTGGGCCGCGTACGCACTCTCATCCGGCACCACGGCGACCACCTGGAGAGCACTGCCAAGCTGGTGGAGGCCGCTATCCAGTCCATGGAGGAGCCGCAGATGGCTGTCTTCCTGCAG AACGCCAAGGAGCTTTTTAAGAA GATCACGGATGCTGCCTTGGGCTCTGACGTCGAGCAAACCGAACCCGGCTATGAGAGCATGGCGCGTTTTGTCATTGACGCCGACCCCATTGTCAGTGTTCTGCGGGCCATTAACTTCCAAACAG CCCCTGTGGATGAGGAAGGGGAAGAAAGCTTGGAAGATCAGACTGGCCGAGAGAAGGAGCCTAGGGTCCAGTAG
- the uts1 gene encoding urotensin 1 isoform X2, with product MKPIPLVLLVATVFMTTNIRISAGRPRDLSIFDGHGYKTQLDQVLLKAGDNAISYLIGAKILRYLQRNPKGLSRSPIESLQVMTAPSSKSFGHLARDLSLVDGEQSLDDGDSMEEPVDLSKRNDDPPISIDLTFHLLRNMIEMARIESQKEQAELNRKYLDEVGK from the coding sequence ATGAAACCTATTCCCCTGGTCCTGCTGGTGGCCACGGTATTCATGACCACCAACATCCGCATCAGTGCCGGTCGACCAAGGGACTTGAGCATCTTTGACGGTCACGGTTACAAGACGCAACTGGACCAGGTTCTGTTAAAGGCCGGCGATAATGCCATCTCCTACCTCATAGGTGCAAAAATACTTAGGTATCTGCAAAGGAACCCGAAGGGTCTTTCACGATCTCCTATAGAAAGCCTCCAGGTTATGACGGCACCATCCAGCAAGAGCTTCGGTCACCTGGCCCGCGACTTGTCGCTAGTGGATGGAGAGCAGTCACTGGACGACGGCGACAGCATGGAGGAGCCCGTGGACTTGTCCAAGAGGAATGACGACCCGCCCATCTCCATTGATCTCACTTTCCACCTGCTCCGAAACATGATCGAAATGGCGAGGATTGAAAGTCAGAAAGAACAAGCGGAACTAAACCGCAAGTATTTAGATGAAGTCGGCAAATAA
- the uts1 gene encoding urotensin 1 isoform X1, translated as MVFQRSKYYKIKSSSLILSMLDFIIAAAESFKTLAFSSNAADLQAVYELALTSVELPPMYINMEQVAHQPHPVQLRFADSSRTFPTCEKLTALQKIKGTCLSTMKPIPLVLLVATVFMTTNIRISAGRPRDLSIFDGHGYKTQLDQVLLKAGDNAISYLIGAKILRYLQRNPKGLSRSPIESLQVMTAPSSKSFGHLARDLSLVDGEQSLDDGDSMEEPVDLSKRNDDPPISIDLTFHLLRNMIEMARIESQKEQAELNRKYLDEVGK; from the exons ATGGTATTTCAGCGttcaaaatattacaaaataaaaagcagttcTTTAATTCTCTCTATGCTGGATTTTATAATAGCAGCCGCCGAGTCGTTCAAAACATTGGCGTTTAGTTCAAACGCAGCTGATTTACAGGCAGTTTATGAACTTGCATTGACGTCAGTGGAGCTGCCACCGATGTATATAAACATGGAGCAAGTGGCGCACCAGCCGCATCCCGTCCAGCTGCGCTTTGCGGACTCGAGTCGCACTTTTCCCACCTGCGAGAAACTTACGGCGCTTCAGAAGATTAAA GGCACCTGTCTATCCACCATGAAACCTATTCCCCTGGTCCTGCTGGTGGCCACGGTATTCATGACCACCAACATCCGCATCAGTGCCGGTCGACCAAGGGACTTGAGCATCTTTGACGGTCACGGTTACAAGACGCAACTGGACCAGGTTCTGTTAAAGGCCGGCGATAATGCCATCTCCTACCTCATAGGTGCAAAAATACTTAGGTATCTGCAAAGGAACCCGAAGGGTCTTTCACGATCTCCTATAGAAAGCCTCCAGGTTATGACGGCACCATCCAGCAAGAGCTTCGGTCACCTGGCCCGCGACTTGTCGCTAGTGGATGGAGAGCAGTCACTGGACGACGGCGACAGCATGGAGGAGCCCGTGGACTTGTCCAAGAGGAATGACGACCCGCCCATCTCCATTGATCTCACTTTCCACCTGCTCCGAAACATGATCGAAATGGCGAGGATTGAAAGTCAGAAAGAACAAGCGGAACTAAACCGCAAGTATTTAGATGAAGTCGGCAAATAA